One Clostridium novyi NT genomic window carries:
- a CDS encoding UDP-N-acetylglucosamine 1-carboxyvinyltransferase, whose protein sequence is MEKLVIDGGRPLNGDIEISGAKNAAVAILPSAIMASKGICVIDNIPMISDTECIERIIESLGATVTRKNNTVIIDSTSINSSDANTEDVRKMRASYYLIGALLGRFKKARVEMPGGCAIGVRPIDQHIKGFEALGANVTIEHGAVVVEAEKLVGTNIYFDVVSVGATINVMLAATLAEGKTVLENAAKEPHIVDVANFLNSMGADIKGAGTDVIKINGVKELTGCNYSVIPDQIEAGTYMIATAACGGNVTINNVIPKHLESISAKLIEMGVNVIENGDSITINSTRNLNGVNIKTLPYPGFPTDLQQPMTTILSIAKGSSIVNESIWESRFKHVDELKKMGAKISVENNIAMIEGVKSLSGAKVKATDLRAGAAMVIAGLIANGITEVTNIEHIDRGYPYIEEKFNKLGAKIKRVEY, encoded by the coding sequence ATGGAGAAATTGGTTATTGATGGAGGTAGACCTCTTAATGGAGATATAGAGATTAGTGGAGCAAAAAATGCAGCTGTAGCTATCTTACCATCGGCTATAATGGCGAGCAAGGGAATTTGTGTTATTGATAATATACCTATGATTAGTGATACTGAATGTATTGAAAGAATAATAGAAAGCTTAGGAGCTACAGTAACAAGAAAAAATAATACTGTAATAATAGATAGCACATCTATAAATAGTAGTGATGCAAACACAGAAGATGTTAGAAAGATGAGAGCTTCTTATTATTTAATCGGAGCCCTTCTTGGAAGATTTAAAAAGGCAAGAGTAGAAATGCCAGGAGGTTGTGCTATAGGGGTTAGACCTATTGATCAGCACATAAAAGGTTTTGAAGCTTTAGGAGCCAATGTTACTATAGAACATGGAGCAGTAGTTGTTGAAGCTGAAAAATTAGTTGGAACTAACATATACTTTGATGTTGTAAGTGTTGGAGCTACAATAAACGTAATGCTTGCAGCTACACTTGCAGAAGGAAAAACTGTTCTTGAAAATGCAGCAAAAGAACCTCATATTGTTGATGTTGCAAACTTCTTAAATTCTATGGGAGCTGACATTAAGGGTGCAGGAACTGATGTGATAAAGATAAATGGAGTAAAAGAACTAACAGGATGTAACTACAGTGTTATACCAGACCAAATAGAAGCTGGTACATATATGATCGCTACAGCAGCTTGTGGTGGAAACGTAACTATAAACAATGTTATACCTAAGCACTTAGAATCTATTAGTGCTAAACTTATAGAAATGGGTGTAAATGTAATTGAAAATGGTGATAGTATAACTATTAACAGTACAAGAAATCTAAATGGAGTAAACATTAAAACACTTCCATATCCAGGTTTCCCAACTGACTTACAACAACCTATGACTACTATATTAAGTATAGCAAAAGGTAGTAGCATAGTTAATGAAAGCATATGGGAAAGCAGATTTAAGCACGTAGATGAATTAAAGAAAATGGGTGCTAAAATAAGCGTAGAAAATAATATAGCTATGATTGAAGGTGTAAAATCTTTAAGTGGAGCTAAAGTAAAAGCTACAGATTTAAGAGCAGGTGCTGCTATGGTAATAGCTGGACTTATCGCTAATGGAATCACTGAAGTTACTAATATAGAACATATAGATAGAGGATACCCTTATATAGAAGAAAAGTTCAATAAGTTAGGTGCTAAAATTAAAAGGGTTGAATACTAA
- a CDS encoding MBL fold metallo-hydrolase, producing the protein MIFCPLYSGSSGNSVYISSGKSSILIDAGLPGKHIEKALEAINKNPNDIDGIFVTHEHIDHVKGVGVLSRRYNIPIYANELTWQGMKKNIGKIKEENINIISKHKNITIKDMDIFNYSISHDAVDPVGYAIYSGKSKACVATDLGYFSDEVRENTKDADVVLLESNHDVEMLKFGPYPYNLKRRILSNVGHLSNDDCGKAIVTMTENNCKNIILGHLSKTNNYPDLAYETVVEVLRENKIQLNKDINISMAKRDMPSNYMEF; encoded by the coding sequence ATGATATTTTGTCCTTTATATAGTGGAAGTAGTGGTAATAGTGTTTATATATCATCAGGAAAAAGTAGTATATTAATTGATGCTGGACTTCCTGGAAAACATATAGAAAAAGCACTTGAAGCAATAAATAAAAATCCTAACGACATAGATGGAATATTTGTAACCCATGAACATATAGACCATGTTAAAGGGGTTGGGGTGTTATCCAGAAGGTATAATATACCTATTTACGCCAATGAACTTACATGGCAAGGAATGAAAAAGAATATAGGAAAAATAAAAGAAGAAAACATAAACATAATTTCAAAACATAAAAATATTACTATAAAAGATATGGATATATTCAACTATAGTATATCTCATGATGCCGTAGATCCAGTTGGGTATGCAATTTACTCTGGAAAGAGTAAAGCTTGTGTAGCCACAGATCTTGGGTATTTCTCTGATGAAGTGAGAGAAAATACAAAAGATGCTGATGTAGTATTATTAGAAAGCAATCATGATGTTGAAATGCTTAAATTTGGACCATATCCATATAACTTAAAAAGAAGAATTTTAAGTAATGTAGGACACTTATCTAATGATGATTGTGGAAAAGCGATAGTTACTATGACTGAAAATAATTGCAAAAATATTATTTTAGGACATTTAAGTAAAACAAACAATTATCCAGATCTTGCATATGAAACTGTTGTAGAAGTTCTTCGTGAAAACAAAATACAATTGAATAAGGATATTAACATTAGCATGGCAAAAAGAGATATGCCAAGTAATTATATGGAGTTTTAA
- a CDS encoding GerMN domain-containing protein, with protein MKKIYKIFLLICILASLNMIFVGCDDKDKVSANNNKKLKILELSENDDSLVKFNIYFDASKNHKNVDMLKEERIINKDELLGEVILRELIKGPSIENKLKPIFPKDTKLLSFAIKDNIAYINLSQEAQYKMNKSTEEAFLKGIVLSLNQIKSINKVKILINNKNVDTLGGNYDISKPFGKEDINKIRK; from the coding sequence ATGAAAAAAATATACAAAATATTTTTACTCATATGTATATTAGCTTCTTTAAACATGATTTTTGTTGGATGTGATGACAAAGATAAAGTATCAGCGAATAATAATAAAAAGCTAAAGATTTTGGAGCTATCAGAAAATGATGATTCACTTGTTAAGTTCAATATATATTTTGATGCTTCAAAAAACCACAAAAATGTTGATATGCTAAAAGAAGAAAGAATAATAAATAAGGATGAGCTTTTAGGAGAAGTTATACTTAGAGAGCTTATAAAAGGGCCTTCTATTGAGAATAAGTTAAAACCTATATTTCCAAAGGACACAAAATTATTAAGTTTTGCTATAAAGGATAACATAGCGTATATTAACTTAAGTCAAGAGGCTCAATATAAAATGAACAAATCAACAGAAGAAGCTTTTTTAAAGGGGATCGTTTTATCCTTAAATCAGATAAAATCTATTAATAAGGTTAAGATATTAATTAACAACAAAAATGTAGATACTTTAGGTGGAAACTACGATATATCAAAACCTTTTGGTAAAGAAGATATAAATAAAATACGAAAATAA
- a CDS encoding SEC-C metal-binding domain-containing protein: MSLYKEWTDMVIDYVKHKGEAAFWKEYGQMEKNIYSKLLADHEEVFAGTTEELAEKFETPLYFFVGFLDGINESLEEEMDIENIEKDTQIKLNVNLEKLYFNMIDAKADYLYNLPQWEGIFSEEKRKEIRNEWRASKTVIREDKVGRNDPCPCGSGKKYKKCCGKNA, encoded by the coding sequence ATGAGTTTATATAAAGAATGGACAGACATGGTTATAGATTATGTAAAACATAAGGGAGAAGCTGCATTTTGGAAAGAATACGGCCAAATGGAAAAGAATATATACTCTAAATTATTAGCAGATCATGAAGAAGTATTTGCTGGAACAACAGAAGAATTAGCAGAAAAATTTGAAACTCCATTATATTTCTTCGTTGGATTTTTAGATGGAATAAATGAAAGTCTTGAAGAAGAAATGGATATAGAAAACATAGAAAAAGACACTCAAATTAAATTAAATGTTAACTTAGAAAAATTATATTTTAACATGATAGATGCTAAAGCAGACTATTTATACAATCTTCCACAATGGGAAGGAATATTCTCAGAAGAAAAGAGAAAAGAAATAAGAAATGAATGGAGAGCTTCTAAAACAGTTATTAGAGAAGACAAAGTTGGAAGAAACGATCCATGTCCATGTGGAAGCGGTAAGAAATATAAAAAATGTTGTGGAAAAAATGCATAA
- a CDS encoding response regulator, translating to MKNIIMIDNKPYSINTIKELVGDYNITVYEAKNSFEVFSTLQKLNNNAELIITDVNLGKESGIDIIKRIKEKGIKCPILILTSENKKKTFIEGIKAGATDYILRPFEGKFLLKRIVKDIEKNNKDSKIVKKSSKSIVDNSKKEESVDFNKYLSEKVYKSKKNFNEFSLVMLTIFKAVDEFTQEVQREYNDLTKKIYPKLKELFSDAEIFTKYGEQSFVGVFKELKPIKEQDLTNKIKKIFNDEKKLSKTHDKYFLECAFAKYPQEGQNKNELLEKVQDKIVGKINVIKRMEK from the coding sequence TTGAAAAACATAATAATGATAGATAACAAACCATATAGTATAAATACAATTAAAGAATTGGTTGGAGATTATAATATAACAGTATATGAGGCTAAAAATTCTTTTGAAGTATTTAGTACATTACAAAAGTTGAATAATAATGCTGAATTAATTATTACAGACGTAAATTTAGGAAAAGAAAGTGGAATAGATATAATAAAAAGGATAAAGGAAAAGGGAATTAAATGCCCTATATTAATACTAACATCTGAAAATAAGAAAAAAACTTTTATAGAAGGAATTAAAGCGGGAGCAACAGATTATATTTTAAGACCATTTGAAGGTAAATTTTTATTGAAGAGAATAGTAAAAGATATTGAAAAAAATAATAAAGATAGTAAAATAGTAAAGAAATCATCAAAATCTATAGTTGATAATAGTAAAAAGGAAGAAAGTGTGGATTTCAATAAGTATCTATCTGAAAAAGTTTATAAATCTAAGAAAAATTTTAATGAATTTTCATTGGTTATGCTAACTATATTTAAAGCTGTAGATGAATTTACACAAGAAGTGCAAAGAGAATACAATGACTTAACTAAAAAGATATATCCTAAATTGAAAGAACTATTTTCAGATGCCGAAATATTTACAAAGTATGGAGAACAAAGTTTTGTAGGTGTATTTAAAGAATTAAAACCTATAAAAGAACAAGACTTAACAAATAAAATAAAGAAAATATTTAATGATGAAAAGAAGCTTAGTAAAACACACGATAAGTATTTCTTAGAATGTGCCTTTGCAAAGTATCCACAAGAAGGTCAAAATAAGAATGAACTTTTAGAAAAAGTACAAGATAAGATTGTAGGTAAAATAAACGTTATTAAAAGAATGGAGAAATAA
- the rlmH gene encoding 23S rRNA (pseudouridine(1915)-N(3))-methyltransferase RlmH, with protein MNITIICVGKLKEKYLKLAIDEYSKRLSRYCKLNIVELNDEKTPDNASEKDELIIKQKEGSKILAHVKENMYVIALDLNGKMASSEELAELIGDLGLKGKSNIALVIGGSLGLSKEVLNRANYKLSFSKMTFPHQLMRVILLEQIYRAYKINAGEPYHK; from the coding sequence ATGAACATAACAATAATTTGTGTTGGTAAACTGAAGGAAAAGTATTTAAAGTTAGCTATTGATGAGTATAGTAAAAGACTTTCAAGGTATTGTAAGCTAAACATAGTTGAGTTAAATGATGAGAAAACACCAGATAATGCCTCAGAAAAAGATGAGCTTATAATAAAACAAAAAGAAGGAAGCAAAATATTAGCTCATGTAAAAGAAAATATGTATGTAATCGCATTAGATCTAAATGGAAAAATGGCATCATCAGAAGAACTTGCAGAATTAATAGGTGATTTAGGACTTAAAGGTAAAAGTAATATTGCTCTAGTTATAGGAGGTTCTTTAGGATTATCTAAGGAAGTTTTAAATAGAGCAAACTACAAGTTATCTTTTTCAAAGATGACATTTCCACATCAACTTATGAGAGTTATTTTGTTAGAACAAATTTATAGAGCGTATAAAATTAATGCAGGTGAACCGTATCATAAATAG
- a CDS encoding PTS transporter subunit IIC: MAKDVNEKEKLTPKDYLNKVLAGTATGIVVGLIPNAILGAIFKGLINTSPIFSVLYNAVNIMQFIVPVLVGVLVALQFQLGPMQTVVVGAAVFLGSGAYKVTSNGVQMIGIGDLINTMLVACIAVYFVRLIGNKLKSLTILLLPIVGAAVGVIGIITLPYVRQITVAIGNVINNFAVLQPLLMCILISVSFSILIISPISTVAIGIAIGITGLGAGAAAIGVAACTAVLVIGSRLVNESGVTLSVLLGAMKMMMPNLVAYPIIAVPIILNGIISGIGAYIFHIVGTPSSAGFGLVGLVGPLASINSPTGSVFRAAMAFIVVPFVGAFLIDILCRKVLHLYDVSIYKYI, translated from the coding sequence ATGGCAAAGGACGTAAATGAAAAAGAAAAGTTAACACCTAAGGATTATTTAAATAAGGTTTTAGCTGGAACTGCAACAGGAATAGTTGTTGGATTAATTCCAAATGCAATTTTGGGAGCCATATTTAAAGGACTAATAAATACTTCGCCTATATTTTCTGTACTTTATAATGCTGTTAATATTATGCAATTTATTGTGCCAGTTCTTGTGGGTGTCTTAGTAGCATTACAATTTCAGCTTGGACCCATGCAAACAGTTGTGGTAGGTGCAGCGGTGTTCTTAGGTTCAGGTGCATATAAAGTTACTAGTAATGGGGTACAAATGATTGGTATAGGTGATTTGATAAATACAATGTTAGTAGCATGTATAGCAGTTTATTTTGTTAGATTAATAGGGAATAAATTAAAATCATTAACAATATTACTACTACCTATTGTAGGTGCAGCGGTAGGTGTTATTGGAATTATTACACTTCCATATGTAAGACAAATTACTGTTGCAATAGGAAATGTAATTAATAATTTTGCAGTTTTACAACCATTATTAATGTGTATTTTGATTAGTGTTTCATTTTCAATTTTGATTATTTCTCCAATATCAACTGTGGCAATTGGTATTGCAATAGGCATAACAGGATTAGGAGCAGGTGCTGCTGCAATTGGAGTTGCGGCATGTACAGCAGTTCTTGTAATTGGTTCAAGATTAGTCAATGAAAGTGGAGTTACATTATCAGTTCTCCTAGGAGCTATGAAGATGATGATGCCAAATTTAGTAGCATATCCGATTATAGCAGTTCCTATTATTTTAAATGGAATTATAAGTGGAATTGGTGCTTATATATTTCATATTGTAGGGACACCTAGTAGTGCTGGATTTGGACTAGTTGGATTAGTTGGACCATTAGCTTCAATAAATAGTCCTACAGGATCAGTTTTTAGAGCTGCAATGGCGTTTATTGTTGTACCATTTGTAGGTGCGTTTTTAATTGATATATTGTGCAGAAAAGTATTACATTTATATGATGTGAGTATCTACAAATATATTTAG
- a CDS encoding 2-dehydropantoate 2-reductase — protein MKISIVGAGAMGSRYGYMLHEGGNEVFLIDAWKEHVDIINKEGLTIEENGQFKKVKIPAMLPEDAHEVPDLVILFTKSMGLEPMLKAVKGILGKDTKVLCLLNGLGHNETLEKYIDTKNIFMGVTLWTANLKGPGHVLLSGDGNLEVQNIDQSMDSEVKKVCDVLNEAGLKAYYSEDVIFSIWRKACVNGTLNSCCTILDCNIKQFGELKEAPELIRNIIKEFADVATKYGVNLNVEQVAKGIEKIYDPSQAGEHYPSMHQDLIQKHRLTEIDYINGYVSRKGKEFNIDTKYNDLLTMLVHAKEQLLVK, from the coding sequence ATGAAAATTTCAATTGTTGGAGCAGGAGCTATGGGTTCTCGTTATGGATATATGTTACATGAAGGTGGCAATGAAGTTTTCTTAATAGATGCTTGGAAGGAACATGTAGATATTATAAATAAAGAGGGATTAACAATTGAAGAAAATGGACAGTTCAAAAAGGTAAAAATTCCAGCTATGCTACCTGAAGATGCTCATGAAGTTCCTGATCTAGTGATTTTATTTACAAAATCAATGGGACTAGAACCTATGCTGAAAGCTGTAAAAGGCATTTTAGGAAAAGATACAAAGGTATTATGTTTGTTAAATGGATTAGGACATAATGAAACTTTAGAAAAGTATATAGATACAAAAAATATATTTATGGGAGTAACTTTATGGACTGCCAACTTAAAAGGCCCAGGTCATGTTTTATTAAGTGGAGATGGAAATTTAGAGGTACAAAATATTGATCAAAGTATGGATAGTGAGGTAAAAAAAGTTTGCGATGTATTAAATGAGGCAGGGCTCAAGGCTTACTATAGTGAGGATGTTATATTCTCAATTTGGAGAAAAGCTTGTGTAAATGGAACTTTAAATAGTTGTTGTACAATTTTAGATTGTAATATAAAGCAATTTGGCGAATTAAAAGAAGCACCAGAACTTATTCGTAACATCATAAAAGAGTTTGCAGATGTCGCTACTAAATACGGTGTAAATTTAAATGTTGAACAAGTTGCAAAAGGAATAGAGAAAATATATGATCCAAGTCAAGCTGGAGAACATTATCCATCAATGCATCAAGACTTAATTCAAAAACATCGTTTAACAGAAATTGATTATATAAATGGATATGTATCAAGAAAAGGAAAAGAATTTAATATAGATACAAAATATAATGATCTTCTTACTATGCTTGTTCATGCAAAAGAACAATTACTTGTAAAATAA
- a CDS encoding MerR family transcriptional regulator — MRTVKQVSDLTGISVRLLHYYDEIGLLKPSRVTDAGYRLYDHEDIKALQQILFFKELDIPLKEVKKIMSSPYFDKVEALKNQRKLLILKRKRLNALIELINKTLNGESTMSFKEFDMSEYFNVLEEFKTEHEDKIIKLYGSVDKYNEYIEQMKSKEGKIAKMAIKKYGSIEKYAKAIKKNFNSGILNLAERYDEFKKDLLEDNNPKLKELYKKLVCDLKKEPSSAEIQQIAGEITNTAKEDYEIFNMKNGDDHWFYMVQIFLVYPDWIKEVDKKYGSGSSKFIGKALKNYLGDKRPKLEILYEKLVFDLCKDPSSREIQQIVEEISDATKENNEFYKIDSGENHWGYMSELYLSDSNFIKIIDKKYGYGASKFMGEAFKIYAERLKE, encoded by the coding sequence ATGAGAACAGTGAAACAAGTTTCGGATTTAACGGGAATAAGTGTACGTTTATTACATTACTATGATGAAATAGGATTATTAAAACCAAGTAGAGTTACAGATGCAGGATATAGACTTTATGATCATGAGGATATTAAAGCTTTGCAACAGATTTTGTTTTTCAAGGAGCTTGATATACCTTTAAAAGAAGTTAAAAAGATAATGTCTAGTCCGTATTTTGATAAAGTAGAGGCACTTAAAAATCAGAGAAAGCTACTTATTTTAAAAAGAAAGAGATTAAATGCTTTAATTGAACTTATAAATAAAACATTAAATGGGGAGAGTACCATGAGCTTTAAAGAATTTGATATGAGTGAGTATTTTAATGTATTAGAGGAATTTAAAACAGAGCATGAGGACAAGATAATCAAGCTTTATGGAAGTGTAGACAAGTATAACGAATATATTGAACAAATGAAATCTAAAGAGGGCAAAATTGCTAAAATGGCCATAAAGAAATATGGAAGTATTGAGAAATATGCTAAGGCAATTAAGAAAAATTTTAATAGTGGTATATTAAATCTAGCAGAGCGATATGACGAATTTAAAAAAGATTTATTAGAAGATAATAATCCAAAATTAAAAGAACTATATAAAAAGTTAGTATGTGATTTAAAGAAGGAACCTTCTTCAGCCGAAATTCAACAAATTGCTGGAGAGATAACAAATACAGCTAAAGAGGATTATGAAATTTTTAATATGAAAAATGGAGACGATCACTGGTTTTATATGGTTCAAATATTTTTAGTATATCCAGATTGGATAAAAGAAGTTGATAAGAAGTATGGTAGTGGTTCATCCAAATTTATTGGAAAAGCCTTAAAAAATTATTTAGGAGATAAACGTCCTAAATTAGAAATATTATATGAAAAGCTTGTATTTGATTTATGTAAAGATCCTTCTTCTAGGGAAATTCAACAAATTGTTGAAGAAATATCAGATGCAACTAAAGAAAACAATGAATTTTACAAAATAGATTCAGGAGAAAATCATTGGGGGTATATGTCAGAACTTTATTTATCAGATTCTAATTTTATAAAAATAATTGATAAGAAATATGGTTATGGTGCATCGAAATTTATGGGAGAAGCTTTTAAAATTTACGCTGAAAGACTTAAAGAGTAA
- a CDS encoding tetratricopeptide repeat protein, protein MKRKNIISLIVIFMIILSFSGCANESKGNVVTSDVKKEAKLKDDKIKSYIEEGSKLLGEKKFDEAKSAFQKAISEDKSNKDTYIKIKDKYMENQRMDDAYQIINLAVKNNVDTENMKKLSSDIKSKFEVPIIEQKAYEYGKYSLPSSVKIKINNEEKQVNVVWNNPKVDTTKVKVKKYTGKAQGYDREVQLNLSILPVKTVKKTVYAMGTYIKNNRRYLKTREVEFFRDTDEDMDIAERMAIQDGHADYLIDGRVDDDYYIRDLNKPMKVYEMAPNASISVCEYMVNSSGSAGQNKINYERFSKLNNGQYNQILSYIFLKNGIIVKYEQQYLP, encoded by the coding sequence TTGAAAAGAAAAAATATAATCTCGTTAATAGTAATATTCATGATTATATTAAGTTTTTCAGGGTGTGCAAATGAATCAAAAGGTAACGTAGTTACTAGTGATGTTAAGAAAGAAGCAAAACTAAAAGATGATAAAATTAAGAGTTATATTGAAGAAGGAAGTAAGCTTTTAGGTGAGAAGAAATTTGATGAAGCCAAAAGTGCATTTCAAAAAGCTATTTCAGAGGATAAGTCAAATAAAGACACTTATATTAAAATAAAAGATAAGTATATGGAAAATCAAAGAATGGATGATGCATATCAAATTATAAATTTAGCTGTTAAAAATAATGTTGATACTGAAAATATGAAGAAACTTTCAAGTGATATAAAATCTAAGTTTGAAGTACCTATCATAGAACAAAAGGCTTATGAATATGGTAAATACTCATTGCCAAGTAGTGTAAAAATAAAAATAAATAATGAGGAAAAACAAGTGAATGTTGTTTGGAATAATCCTAAGGTGGATACAACCAAAGTTAAAGTGAAAAAATATACAGGTAAAGCACAGGGGTATGATAGAGAGGTTCAATTAAATTTAAGTATATTACCTGTAAAAACCGTTAAAAAGACAGTATATGCAATGGGAACTTATATTAAAAATAACAGGAGATATTTAAAAACAAGAGAGGTAGAGTTTTTTAGAGATACAGATGAAGATATGGATATAGCTGAAAGAATGGCAATTCAAGATGGTCATGCCGATTACTTAATAGATGGTAGAGTAGATGATGATTATTATATTAGAGATTTAAACAAACCTATGAAGGTATATGAAATGGCTCCAAATGCTAGTATAAGTGTATGTGAGTATATGGTTAATTCAAGTGGTTCAGCAGGTCAAAATAAGATTAATTATGAGAGGTTTAGTAAATTAAATAATGGTCAATATAATCAAATACTATCTTATATATTTTTGAAAAATGGGATTATAGTTAAATATGAACAACAATATCTTCCTTGA
- a CDS encoding acyltransferase produces MSQINMLLNEVEEIVNNGITDEGVKRILDMLKCSLPISDLDEIELYVDYLPKNINYSKEKRYLHFLWDMLDKSPMSIVTNFAIPFRRILAKKLFKSCGKNFIAQNNVRFNVPDKIEIGDNVIFSNDIFIDSKGGFKIGNSSGIAEGTYVFTHSHSEEDHTVREYKPVVLKDYVKIYSRCTILPGITIGNQAIVAAGSIVNKDVEENSLVIGAPIKKVRDRKNNGRKEEELNHLWLIDGYFQNEEIK; encoded by the coding sequence ATGAGCCAAATAAATATGTTATTAAATGAAGTAGAAGAAATAGTTAACAATGGAATAACTGATGAAGGAGTTAAAAGAATATTAGACATGCTAAAGTGTTCCCTTCCTATTAGTGACTTAGATGAGATTGAATTATATGTAGATTACTTACCTAAGAATATAAACTATTCAAAAGAAAAAAGATATTTGCATTTCTTATGGGATATGCTAGATAAATCGCCCATGAGTATTGTAACTAATTTTGCTATTCCATTTAGAAGAATACTTGCAAAGAAATTATTTAAATCTTGTGGTAAAAATTTTATAGCTCAAAACAATGTTAGATTTAATGTGCCAGATAAAATAGAAATTGGAGATAACGTTATTTTTAGCAATGATATTTTCATAGATTCAAAGGGTGGATTTAAAATAGGAAATTCATCAGGAATTGCTGAAGGTACATATGTATTTACACATTCTCATTCTGAAGAGGATCATACTGTAAGAGAATACAAGCCTGTAGTTTTAAAGGATTATGTAAAGATATATTCAAGATGTACTATCTTACCAGGGATTACAATAGGAAACCAAGCTATAGTTGCAGCTGGATCTATAGTAAATAAAGATGTAGAAGAAAATTCTTTAGTTATTGGTGCTCCTATAAAAAAGGTAAGGGATAGAAAAAACAATGGAAGAAAAGAAGAAGAATTAAATCATTTATGGTTAATAGATGGGTATTTTCAAAATGAGGAAATAAAATAG
- a CDS encoding DMT family transporter: MKNKRLGANALLLITAAIWGLGFVAQRVGAENLGAFTFNAIRFGLGGISLIPLILYFNKEKKKSKKDEVAVTDGFKKEVLPGIMLGGALYIAATLQQIGLAYTTAAKAGFITGLYIVLVPIMGIFIGHKIDKGAWIGMLFSVAGLYLLSINENFAISNGDLLEVIGAVFWATHILLIDYFSKKVDSLKLSCIQFITCGILSFLTALCVEVITLQSIYNAMIPLLYGGFLSVGVAYTLQVVAQKSAKPSHAVIILSMEAVFGAIGGVLLLGEEMTTRGFLGCAFILVGILASQIKFPKKNNIESTSV; this comes from the coding sequence ATGAAGAACAAAAGATTAGGAGCAAATGCACTGTTATTAATTACAGCTGCTATATGGGGACTTGGCTTCGTAGCACAAAGGGTAGGAGCGGAAAATTTAGGAGCATTTACTTTTAACGCTATAAGATTTGGTCTTGGAGGAATTTCACTTATACCTTTGATTCTTTATTTTAATAAAGAAAAGAAGAAAAGTAAAAAGGATGAAGTTGCAGTTACAGATGGCTTTAAAAAAGAAGTATTGCCTGGGATCATGCTTGGTGGAGCGCTTTATATAGCGGCTACATTACAACAAATAGGACTTGCTTATACAACCGCTGCAAAGGCTGGATTTATAACAGGACTTTACATAGTGCTTGTACCAATTATGGGTATATTTATAGGACATAAAATAGATAAGGGTGCATGGATTGGAATGTTATTTTCAGTTGCTGGTTTGTATTTATTGAGCATAAATGAAAACTTCGCTATAAGCAATGGAGATTTACTTGAAGTTATAGGTGCTGTATTTTGGGCAACTCATATTCTTTTGATAGACTATTTTTCAAAAAAAGTTGATTCGTTGAAGTTATCATGTATTCAATTTATAACTTGTGGTATTTTAAGTTTTTTAACTGCTCTATGTGTCGAAGTTATTACATTACAATCCATATATAATGCTATGATACCTTTACTTTATGGTGGTTTTTTATCAGTAGGGGTTGCCTATACTCTTCAAGTTGTAGCACAAAAAAGTGCAAAACCATCTCATGCAGTTATAATACTTAGCATGGAAGCTGTATTTGGTGCAATTGGTGGCGTTCTTTTACTTGGAGAAGAAATGACAACAAGAGGATTTCTAGGATGTGCATTCATATTAGTAGGTATACTTGCATCACAAATCAAATTTCCAAAGAAAAATAATATAGAAAGTACTAGTGTATAA